DNA sequence from the Pedobacter schmidteae genome:
CCGAATCGGCAACACAACACCGCAACATTATTGAGCAGGCCGAAAAGCTAAACATCAATACGCTGATATTTATAGGTCACGCTTTTTATGAAGCCCGACAAGATCGCAAGGGCCTTTTCTTTAATACTCCAGCCGAGGCCGAAGCTTTTTTAAAAAACAATCCGGTAAATGATAGTCTTGTTCTATTAAAAGGATCACGCGGAATGGCACTTGAGCAACTGCTACCGCTACTTTAGTTATTGTGCTATGGCTACTTTTATGCCGGCATCACTCACCTCTTTCAAAGGGTTATCGCGCATATTCTGTTCCAGCTCCAGCTCGTATTTACCGGGAGCCGGGAACTTAAAATGCGTAAGTAATGGGAACTCATAGGTATACAAATTTCCGGAGCCCGACCCTTTCCATTGTCCATCTGGTTCTGCCAGCTTAAACTCGTATCGACGGCTACGTTTTTTTTGGGCAGCTTTTACATTCAGCCATACAAAAATATTGGAATACCGATAATCGGAAGTATGCCGCAATTTAAAGTAAATATGATAAGCCTTGTTGC
Encoded proteins:
- a CDS encoding gliding motility lipoprotein GldH; translation: MKNNKVLILFAAVFALLLGGCDTNIIADVNQTMPARNWSYANRVKVTVDIKDSNKAYHIYFKLRHTSDYRYSNIFVWLNVKAAQKKRSRRYEFKLAEPDGQWKGSGSGNLYTYEFPLLTHFKFPAPGKYELELEQNMRDNPLKEVSDAGIKVAIAQ